One segment of Nostoc flagelliforme CCNUN1 DNA contains the following:
- the secF gene encoding protein translocase subunit SecF encodes MKLSINKSRSLWWAISIAVILAGIISMVISWQNPNIKAPLRPSLDFVGGTRLQFERDCTKPGNCDQPIDINVVREVAKAQGLGDSSIQIVADKGTGAENGILIRTKNLDREQRTNLQNALSEKVGAFDQLKNQFDTVGPTLGAELFRSGIIALIVSFAGIIIYLTFRFQLDYAVFAVVALLHDVLVTAGVFSILGLVLGTEVDSLFIVALLTITGFSVNDTVVIYDRIRETLQINPNRPIAEIVDDAVNQTLTRSINTTFATMLSLFAIFLFGGETLKNFALALIIGFTAGAYSSIFIASTLLTLWRERNGQATMVVSGESIDTSGGN; translated from the coding sequence ATGAAACTAAGTATTAACAAATCGCGATCGCTTTGGTGGGCTATTTCTATTGCCGTCATTCTGGCTGGTATCATCTCAATGGTGATTTCTTGGCAAAACCCGAACATCAAAGCACCCCTACGTCCCAGTTTGGATTTTGTCGGTGGTACACGATTACAGTTTGAACGAGATTGTACCAAACCCGGTAACTGCGACCAGCCAATTGATATCAATGTCGTTCGGGAAGTAGCTAAAGCACAGGGGTTGGGTGATAGCAGCATCCAAATTGTTGCTGACAAAGGTACTGGTGCGGAAAATGGTATATTAATTCGCACAAAAAATCTGGATCGTGAACAGCGTACCAATTTGCAAAATGCCTTAAGTGAAAAAGTCGGTGCTTTTGACCAGCTAAAAAATCAATTTGATACCGTTGGTCCTACTCTGGGGGCAGAGCTGTTTAGGTCTGGGATAATAGCTCTAATAGTTTCCTTTGCAGGCATCATTATTTACTTGACCTTCCGGTTCCAGTTAGATTATGCAGTGTTTGCTGTCGTTGCTCTACTTCATGATGTCTTGGTTACAGCAGGGGTGTTTTCAATTTTGGGTTTGGTACTGGGTACTGAAGTAGATAGTCTCTTCATCGTTGCCCTGCTGACAATTACAGGTTTCTCAGTTAACGATACTGTAGTGATTTACGATCGCATTCGTGAGACGCTGCAAATAAATCCCAATCGACCAATTGCTGAGATTGTAGATGATGCAGTAAACCAAACCTTAACAAGGTCTATCAACACCACCTTTGCTACAATGCTGTCATTGTTTGCTATCTTTCTGTTTGGCGGCGAAACTCTGAAAAACTTTGCCTTAGCTTTAATTATTGGCTTTACAGCAGGGGCTTATTCAAGTATTTTCATCGCCAGTACTCTTCTAACTTTGTGGCGAGAGCGCAATGGCCAAGCAACTATGGTAGTCAGTGGTGAGTCGATTGATACATCTGGTGGTAACTAA
- the secD gene encoding protein translocase subunit SecD: MQRQRSLLILILVLIIAAITVIATIPIPLGLDLRGGSQLTIQVKPSADIPTITDRELEGVKKVVEGRINGLGVSEPVIQTVGTDKILVQLPGVNDPEQAERVLGGTAQLEFRTQKPNTETQLFAFQTSRAELKVKQEELRKSTDKAAIVKNQEDLQKNNQAIAELFESTKPPLIGKYLKDAYGEPSQGNNWHVAIRFDQEGGQLFANLTKNLAGTGRSIGVFLDNELISAPTVGLEFAATGITGGSAIITGRFTAQQANDLGVQLRGGALPVPVEIAEIRTVGATLGKDSITSSIYAGIGGLTLVLVFMVVYYRLPGLIADVALLIYALLTWATFALLGVTLTLPGIAGFILSIGMAVDANVLIFERTREELQAGKSLYRSIESGFYRAFSSILDGNVTTVIACAALFWLGAGLVKGFALTLALGVAVSMFSAITCSRTLMFLAYTIPALRKPEYFCPNLPASNKAEVTQ, translated from the coding sequence ATGCAAAGACAGCGATCGCTATTAATTTTGATTTTAGTCCTGATAATCGCCGCTATTACGGTGATTGCCACAATTCCGATACCTCTTGGGCTGGACTTGCGCGGAGGCTCACAGCTCACAATTCAGGTAAAACCATCAGCAGATATTCCCACAATCACCGACCGAGAATTGGAAGGTGTGAAGAAAGTTGTCGAAGGTCGGATTAATGGTCTGGGTGTTTCTGAGCCAGTAATCCAAACAGTCGGCACAGATAAAATATTGGTGCAACTACCAGGAGTTAATGACCCAGAGCAAGCCGAACGGGTGCTAGGTGGTACGGCGCAGTTAGAATTTCGTACCCAAAAGCCGAATACAGAAACCCAACTGTTTGCTTTTCAAACATCTAGAGCCGAATTGAAAGTCAAACAAGAAGAGTTGAGAAAGAGTACTGACAAAGCAGCAATTGTCAAGAATCAAGAAGATTTGCAAAAAAATAATCAAGCGATCGCAGAATTGTTTGAAAGTACCAAACCACCCCTAATTGGTAAATACCTCAAGGATGCCTATGGTGAACCCAGTCAAGGTAATAACTGGCATGTTGCGATTCGCTTCGACCAAGAGGGTGGTCAACTGTTTGCCAATTTGACAAAAAATCTTGCTGGTACTGGGCGTAGCATTGGTGTTTTTCTAGACAATGAACTGATCAGCGCTCCTACTGTGGGTCTAGAATTTGCCGCCACTGGTATTACTGGTGGATCTGCCATAATTACAGGACGTTTTACCGCACAACAAGCCAACGATTTAGGCGTGCAGCTACGTGGTGGTGCATTACCCGTACCGGTAGAAATTGCAGAAATTCGCACTGTTGGGGCAACCTTGGGTAAAGACAGTATCACTAGCAGTATCTACGCTGGTATCGGTGGTCTGACTTTAGTATTAGTATTTATGGTGGTGTATTATAGACTACCAGGACTGATTGCCGATGTAGCCCTATTGATTTACGCCCTGCTAACCTGGGCTACCTTTGCTTTGTTGGGTGTCACCCTAACTCTGCCAGGAATTGCCGGTTTTATCCTCAGTATTGGGATGGCAGTGGATGCAAATGTACTAATTTTTGAGCGGACGCGGGAAGAATTGCAAGCGGGCAAATCCCTGTATCGTTCCATAGAATCTGGCTTTTACCGGGCCTTTTCTAGTATTTTGGACGGTAATGTTACCACAGTCATTGCCTGTGCTGCACTATTCTGGCTAGGGGCTGGTTTGGTGAAAGGCTTTGCCCTAACTTTAGCTTTGGGCGTAGCAGTGAGTATGTTTAGCGCCATTACTTGTAGTCGTACCCTCATGTTTTTAGCATATACAATTCCTGCACTGCGGAAACCAGAATATTTCTGTCCGAACCTGCCAGCATCAAATAAGGCAGAGGTGACTCAATGA
- a CDS encoding alpha-ketoacid dehydrogenase subunit beta: protein MAETLFFNALREAIDEEMARDSSVFVLGEDVGHYGGSYKVTKDLYQKYGELRILDTPIAENSFTGMAVGAAMTGLRPIIEGMNMGFLLLAFNQISNNAGMLRYTSGGNFKIPMVIRGPGGVGRQLGAEHSQRLETYFQAVPGLKIVACSTPRNAKGLLKSAIRDDNPVLFFEHVLLYNLKEDLPEEEYLLPLDKAEIVREGKDVTIITYSRMRHHVLQAVKTLEKQGYDPEVIDLISLKPLDFDTIGASVRKTHKVIVVEESMRTAGIGAEVIASINDRLFDELDAPVLRLSSQDIPTPYNGNLERLTIIQPEQIVEAVEKMVALRV from the coding sequence ATGGCAGAAACACTATTCTTCAACGCCTTACGGGAAGCCATTGATGAAGAAATGGCGCGTGATTCCAGCGTATTCGTTCTCGGTGAAGATGTCGGACACTACGGCGGTTCCTATAAAGTTACCAAAGACCTGTACCAAAAATATGGCGAACTCCGCATTCTAGACACCCCCATTGCCGAAAATAGCTTTACCGGCATGGCAGTAGGAGCAGCAATGACAGGGTTGCGTCCCATCATTGAAGGCATGAATATGGGCTTTTTACTGCTCGCCTTCAACCAAATATCTAACAATGCTGGGATGCTGCGCTATACTTCTGGCGGTAACTTTAAAATTCCGATGGTAATTCGCGGTCCTGGCGGTGTCGGACGGCAGCTAGGCGCAGAACATTCCCAGCGACTAGAAACTTACTTCCAAGCTGTGCCAGGGTTGAAAATTGTTGCCTGCTCCACACCAAGAAACGCTAAAGGACTACTAAAATCTGCTATCCGCGATGATAACCCCGTATTGTTCTTTGAACATGTTTTACTTTACAACTTGAAAGAAGATTTACCAGAAGAAGAATATTTACTACCCCTAGATAAAGCAGAAATTGTACGTGAGGGTAAAGATGTAACTATTATTACTTACTCGCGGATGCGGCATCATGTGCTGCAAGCAGTAAAAACTCTTGAAAAACAAGGATATGATCCAGAAGTTATCGATTTAATATCTCTCAAACCATTAGATTTTGATACTATTGGTGCATCAGTACGTAAAACCCATAAAGTCATTGTTGTAGAAGAATCCATGCGAACTGCGGGTATTGGAGCAGAAGTTATTGCCTCAATCAACGATCGCTTATTCGATGAATTAGATGCGCCAGTACTGCGCCTTTCTTCCCAAGATATCCCCACACCTTACAACGGCAATCTGGAACGACTAACAATCATCCAACCAGAGCAAATCGTAGAAGCTGTGGAAAAAATGGTAGCGTTGCGAGTTTAA
- the hemB gene encoding porphobilinogen synthase, with protein sequence MFPIHRPRRLRTHPQLRRMVRETVLTTSDLIYPLFAVPGEAIANEVKSMPGVYQLSVDKIVEEAKEVYDLGIPSIILFGIPADKDVDATGAWHDCGIVQKAATAVKAAVPDLIVIADTCLCEYTSHGHCGYLQTGDLTGRVLNDPTLELLKKTAVSQAKAGADIIAPSGMMDGFVQAIRQGLDEAGFQDTPILSYAAKYASGYYGPFRDAADSTPQFGDRRTYQMDPGNAREAIKEIELDIAEGADMLMVKPALAYMDIIWRVKEASNLPVAAYNVSGEYAMVKAAALNGWIDEERVVMETLTGFKRAGADLILTYHAKDAARWLK encoded by the coding sequence ATGTTTCCTATACATCGCCCCCGTCGTCTGCGTACTCATCCCCAACTGCGCCGGATGGTTCGTGAAACTGTTTTGACAACAAGCGATTTAATTTACCCACTATTTGCTGTACCGGGTGAGGCAATCGCTAACGAAGTAAAATCGATGCCCGGAGTCTACCAACTTTCGGTAGATAAAATTGTCGAAGAGGCAAAAGAAGTTTATGACTTAGGAATTCCTTCTATTATTTTATTTGGTATTCCGGCTGATAAAGATGTGGATGCCACTGGCGCTTGGCATGATTGCGGTATCGTCCAAAAAGCTGCGACTGCGGTAAAAGCAGCAGTGCCAGATTTGATTGTAATTGCTGATACTTGTTTATGTGAGTACACCAGTCACGGTCATTGTGGTTATTTACAAACTGGTGATTTAACAGGACGAGTTTTAAATGATCCAACTCTGGAATTGTTGAAAAAAACAGCAGTTTCGCAAGCGAAAGCTGGTGCCGATATCATTGCGCCTTCTGGGATGATGGATGGCTTTGTCCAGGCAATTCGTCAGGGTTTGGATGAAGCCGGATTTCAAGATACGCCGATTTTGTCTTATGCTGCTAAGTATGCTTCGGGTTACTATGGCCCATTTCGGGATGCAGCAGACTCGACACCGCAGTTTGGGGACAGAAGAACTTATCAAATGGACCCAGGTAACGCCCGTGAAGCAATTAAAGAAATTGAATTAGATATTGCTGAAGGCGCGGATATGCTCATGGTTAAGCCAGCCTTGGCATACATGGACATTATCTGGCGGGTGAAGGAAGCGAGTAACTTACCAGTTGCGGCTTACAATGTTTCTGGTGAGTATGCGATGGTAAAAGCTGCGGCTCTCAATGGTTGGATTGATGAGGAGCGCGTGGTTATGGAAACTTTAACTGGGTTTAAACGTGCTGGTGCAGACTTGATTTTGACCTACCATGCCAAAGATGCGGCACGATGGTTAAAGTAG
- a CDS encoding DUF4870 domain-containing protein, with product MYDTDKRKLLSVLSHGAIFLSTTLVSVGIPIAILFVSDDPVVKENAKESINFHFNVWLYGGILGALFFLFGWLVLPLLLLGPLAGLGYLLHWGLTIWALIKVFGNPDIPFRYPYIFRVF from the coding sequence ATGTACGACACAGATAAGCGAAAGCTTCTATCCGTCTTGTCTCATGGAGCCATTTTTCTCAGCACAACATTGGTATCTGTAGGTATACCTATCGCCATACTCTTTGTATCTGATGATCCTGTTGTTAAAGAAAACGCCAAAGAATCCATTAATTTCCACTTCAACGTTTGGCTTTATGGAGGAATTCTGGGAGCGCTGTTTTTTCTATTCGGTTGGTTAGTGTTACCTCTATTATTACTGGGGCCATTAGCCGGTCTGGGATATCTATTGCACTGGGGATTAACAATTTGGGCGCTCATAAAAGTTTTCGGCAATCCTGATATACCCTTCCGTTATCCCTATATTTTCCGAGTTTTTTAA
- the prfC gene encoding peptide chain release factor 3: protein MSTELQSELIQAVELRRNFAIISHPDAGKTTLTEKLLLYGGAIHEAGAVKARRAQRKATSDWMAMEQQRGISITSTVLQFEYRDCQINLLDTPGHQDFSEDTYRTLAAADNAVMLIDAAKGLEPQTRKLFEVCKLRGIPIFTFINKLDRPGREPLELLDEIEQELGLQTYAVNWPIGMGDRFKGVFDRHKQQIHLFERSAHGSREARDTIVELTDPRIEEQLEQSLYYQLKNDLELLDGVGPELDLQLVHEGKMTPVFFGSAMTNFGVELFLKYFLDYALKPGSHYSSVGEVPPTYPEFSGFVFKLQANMDPKHRDRVAFIRVCTGKFEKDMMVNHARIGKIIRLSRPQKLFAQERESIDVAYPGDVIGLNNPGVFAIGDTIYTGQKLEYEGIPYFSPELFASLRNPNPSKSKQFQKGVAELREEGAVQIMYSTDEAKRDPILAAVGQLQFEVVQFRLQNEYGVETILDLLPYSVARWVEGGWEALEKVGRIFNTTTVKDSMGRPVLLFRNEWNCQQLLGDHPELKLSAIAPVFSSQKPVEE from the coding sequence ATGTCTACTGAACTTCAGTCTGAACTTATTCAAGCAGTTGAACTTCGCCGCAACTTTGCGATTATTTCTCACCCTGATGCAGGTAAAACTACACTAACAGAAAAACTCCTCCTATACGGAGGTGCAATTCACGAAGCTGGGGCGGTTAAGGCGCGACGGGCACAGCGTAAGGCTACCTCTGACTGGATGGCGATGGAACAACAACGGGGTATTTCTATTACTTCCACAGTGTTGCAATTTGAATACCGGGACTGTCAGATAAATTTATTAGACACACCGGGACACCAAGACTTCAGTGAAGATACTTATCGCACCCTGGCCGCCGCCGATAATGCAGTGATGTTGATTGATGCGGCAAAAGGTCTGGAACCCCAAACCCGCAAATTGTTTGAAGTCTGTAAGTTGCGGGGTATCCCAATTTTTACATTTATCAACAAGCTCGATCGCCCAGGAAGGGAACCTCTGGAACTTTTGGATGAAATTGAGCAAGAATTGGGATTGCAAACCTATGCGGTCAACTGGCCGATTGGTATGGGCGATCGCTTTAAAGGTGTTTTTGATCGGCACAAGCAACAAATTCACCTGTTTGAACGCAGCGCCCACGGCAGCCGAGAAGCCCGTGATACGATAGTCGAATTAACTGATCCAAGAATAGAAGAGCAGCTAGAACAAAGTCTGTACTACCAACTAAAAAATGATCTCGAACTGTTAGATGGAGTTGGACCAGAGTTAGATTTGCAGCTGGTACACGAAGGCAAAATGACGCCTGTGTTCTTTGGTAGCGCCATGACTAACTTTGGCGTAGAGTTATTCCTCAAGTATTTCCTCGACTATGCCCTGAAACCCGGTTCTCACTACAGCAGTGTTGGCGAAGTTCCCCCTACATACCCGGAATTTTCGGGGTTTGTCTTCAAACTGCAAGCGAACATGGACCCGAAACACCGCGATCGCGTTGCATTCATCCGGGTTTGCACTGGCAAGTTTGAAAAAGATATGATGGTGAATCACGCCCGCATTGGTAAAATCATCCGTCTGTCTCGCCCGCAAAAACTCTTTGCCCAAGAGCGAGAATCGATTGATGTGGCTTATCCTGGCGATGTGATCGGTTTGAATAATCCCGGTGTTTTTGCGATCGGGGATACAATTTACACGGGACAAAAGCTCGAATATGAGGGGATTCCGTATTTCTCGCCGGAACTGTTCGCATCTCTGAGGAATCCCAACCCCTCGAAGTCTAAACAATTCCAAAAAGGCGTTGCGGAATTGCGAGAAGAAGGTGCTGTGCAAATTATGTATTCAACTGATGAAGCCAAGCGCGATCCAATTTTGGCGGCGGTGGGTCAATTGCAATTCGAGGTGGTACAGTTTCGCTTACAAAATGAGTATGGTGTAGAAACCATATTAGATTTATTGCCCTACAGTGTCGCCCGTTGGGTTGAGGGTGGTTGGGAAGCATTAGAAAAAGTGGGACGAATATTCAATACCACTACAGTTAAAGATAGTATGGGACGACCAGTGTTGCTATTCCGCAACGAATGGAATTGTCAACAATTACTGGGCGACCATCCAGAGTTAAAATTAAGCGCGATCGCTCCAGTTTTTTCTAGTCAAAAACCAGTGGAGGAATAA
- a CDS encoding M48 family metalloprotease produces MPSHAKPSLEAGLVALKQGNYQTAIAQLEPIASSQSNGTASLQAQVGLVMAYARIGEASKAIAISQNLIESNNPQVKEWATRALEHLTKRQKRDQEAKNVETGFVAFDNSTPDSTPDSTLVTPPETLTLEEPKDQVIETKSNDTPPMVPLAKLKATVATPLPAAGSVPLSGFMGSVTRTQAKLFGVIYWRQAQRARAWQPLRKPKLIPLRLLTAGTFIALFWVMREMLKLAMGFINQTLVKLPYLEPLQLLYSNPTKLLLIVLVILIGVSPWLLDLLLANLYGQREFPKDVLNAHSREAVRVLQRCCQQRHWPLPKLRILPMAAPIILTYGSLPRNARIVVSQGLLEQLADDEIAIIYATQLGHIAHWDFAVMSLLLLVTLPIHKLYQQVSNWGDKISGIWRYPVTILASIVYGIWCLLTGTALWLSRLRLYYSDRVASEITGNPNALIRALLKIAIGIAADIQKEEQTSWQLESLNLLTPVSHQQSLSLGTIASNLSFESFLKWDTANPYRQWFTINNSHPLMGDRIERLCQIARHWHLDTELHFANEPSKVKRQSFLLQIAPWLGLPLGVLFAGFFWLTWQLVFALKLFLNLKWGYDGSSLITGSLLIGFSIGTLIRINSFFPDIKPATVQTDDYLPNLLADPSALPIDSISVRLVGKLLGRQGTSNSLAQDLILQSSAGLVKLHHVSWLGQPVNHQDLIGRQIIVTGWFRRGATPWIDIQTLETQSGKTIHSPHPIWSTFLAVAAQAWGAYIFLTS; encoded by the coding sequence ATGCCTTCACATGCCAAACCGTCTTTGGAGGCTGGTTTAGTTGCCCTCAAGCAGGGAAATTACCAAACAGCGATCGCTCAACTAGAACCTATTGCTAGCAGCCAAAGTAATGGTACTGCTAGCTTACAAGCCCAGGTTGGTTTAGTGATGGCTTATGCACGGATTGGAGAAGCCTCCAAAGCGATCGCTATTTCTCAGAATCTCATTGAGAGTAACAATCCGCAAGTTAAAGAGTGGGCAACACGCGCTCTCGAACACCTAACAAAACGCCAAAAACGCGATCAAGAAGCAAAAAATGTCGAAACTGGATTTGTTGCTTTTGATAATTCAACCCCAGATTCAACGCCAGATTCAACCCTAGTTACTCCCCCGGAAACTCTTACATTAGAGGAACCAAAAGATCAAGTAATAGAAACTAAGAGCAACGACACCCCGCCGATGGTGCCACTAGCTAAACTCAAAGCTACAGTAGCTACACCATTGCCAGCAGCAGGATCTGTGCCCTTAAGCGGTTTCATGGGTTCTGTTACCCGCACCCAAGCTAAATTATTTGGTGTTATTTATTGGCGACAAGCACAACGCGCCAGAGCATGGCAACCCCTACGTAAACCAAAATTAATCCCTTTACGGTTGCTAACAGCAGGAACATTCATCGCTCTGTTTTGGGTGATGCGAGAAATGCTCAAGTTAGCAATGGGATTCATCAACCAGACTTTAGTAAAACTACCTTATCTGGAGCCATTGCAGCTTTTATACAGCAACCCTACTAAATTGTTGCTAATAGTATTGGTGATTTTAATCGGAGTATCACCTTGGTTGCTGGATCTGCTACTGGCGAACTTGTATGGTCAGCGAGAATTTCCTAAAGATGTATTGAATGCCCATAGCCGCGAAGCTGTTCGGGTGCTACAACGTTGTTGCCAACAGAGGCACTGGCCGTTACCCAAACTGCGGATTTTACCAATGGCTGCACCAATTATCCTGACTTATGGTAGTTTACCACGTAATGCCAGGATTGTTGTAAGTCAGGGGCTATTAGAGCAACTAGCTGATGATGAAATTGCCATTATCTACGCCACACAGCTAGGGCATATTGCTCACTGGGATTTTGCTGTGATGTCTTTGTTACTGCTGGTGACACTACCAATCCATAAGCTATATCAGCAAGTATCGAACTGGGGAGACAAAATATCAGGGATTTGGCGCTATCCGGTGACAATTCTGGCTAGTATTGTTTATGGAATTTGGTGTTTGCTCACTGGGACTGCATTGTGGTTGTCGCGGTTGCGGCTTTATTATAGCGATCGCGTCGCCTCTGAAATTACTGGTAATCCCAATGCCCTGATTCGCGCTTTACTCAAAATTGCCATTGGCATTGCAGCTGATATCCAAAAAGAGGAACAGACAAGTTGGCAACTAGAAAGCTTAAATCTCCTGACACCAGTCAGCCACCAACAGAGCCTTTCTTTGGGCACTATTGCTAGTAATTTATCTTTTGAATCCTTTTTGAAGTGGGATACTGCCAATCCCTATCGCCAATGGTTTACAATTAATAATAGTCATCCCTTGATGGGCGATCGCATCGAACGCCTCTGCCAAATAGCCCGTCACTGGCATCTAGACACCGAACTACATTTTGCTAACGAACCATCAAAAGTTAAGCGTCAGTCTTTCTTATTACAAATCGCTCCCTGGTTGGGACTTCCTCTAGGGGTTTTGTTTGCAGGTTTCTTCTGGCTAACCTGGCAATTAGTATTCGCACTCAAGTTGTTTTTAAATTTAAAGTGGGGATACGATGGTTCGTCTTTAATTACAGGCTCCCTTCTGATTGGCTTTAGCATCGGTACACTGATACGGATTAATTCTTTCTTCCCCGATATTAAACCTGCCACTGTGCAAACTGACGATTATCTACCCAACCTGTTAGCTGACCCTTCTGCCTTACCAATTGATAGTATCAGCGTGCGTCTTGTTGGCAAATTATTAGGTCGTCAAGGCACTAGCAACTCCCTAGCGCAAGATTTAATCCTTCAATCGAGCGCAGGTTTAGTGAAATTACACCATGTTTCTTGGTTAGGACAGCCAGTTAATCACCAGGATCTAATTGGTAGGCAAATTATCGTCACAGGTTGGTTCCGCCGAGGAGCAACACCTTGGATCGATATCCAAACCCTGGAAACTCAAAGTGGTAAAACCATTCATAGCCCTCATCCCATTTGGTCTACTTTTTTAGCAGTTGCAGCACAGGCTTGGGGCGCATACATTTTTCTCACTAGTTAG
- a CDS encoding RNA recognition motif domain-containing protein, with translation MSIRLYIGNLPKEEIDRQDLQAVFAAEGDAVTTKLIKDRKTGKCRGFGFLTVNNDEQADEIIEKYNGQMFKDTPIKLEKALPRTKGDEGEEQPPKPVTLAASSTPTPSPNREGSRREKSSKKPRRGGGGGGGSRENSTTTTDSDAIRPDPRWASELEKLKQMLAAQTTN, from the coding sequence ATGTCCATTCGCCTATATATAGGTAATTTGCCTAAAGAAGAAATAGATCGTCAGGATCTGCAAGCAGTTTTTGCAGCAGAAGGTGATGCTGTAACTACTAAATTAATTAAAGACCGTAAAACTGGCAAATGCCGTGGTTTCGGTTTTCTTACAGTCAACAACGACGAACAAGCTGACGAAATTATTGAAAAATATAATGGTCAGATGTTCAAAGACACTCCGATTAAGCTAGAGAAAGCATTACCTCGGACAAAAGGTGATGAAGGCGAGGAGCAACCTCCAAAACCAGTTACTCTTGCTGCTAGTAGTACCCCCACTCCTAGCCCTAATAGAGAAGGTAGCCGCCGCGAGAAAAGCTCTAAGAAGCCTCGCCGTGGCGGCGGAGGCGGCGGAGGTTCTCGTGAAAACAGCACCACAACCACCGATTCAGACGCTATTCGTCCAGATCCTCGTTGGGCTTCGGAATTAGAAAAGCTGAAGCAGATGTTAGCTGCACAAACTACGAATTAA
- a CDS encoding SufE family protein, translated as MSSTLDSLPPALAKIVQRFQRASEPKRRYEQLIWYAQKLNEFPEADKLPENKVPGCVSQVYITAALDDGKVVFEGDSDSQLTKGLVGLLVEGLHGLTPSEIVQLTPDFIQETGLNVSLTPSRANGFYNIFKTMQKKALECKLDLPS; from the coding sequence ATGTCCTCAACTCTAGATTCTTTGCCACCTGCGCTCGCTAAAATTGTCCAGCGCTTTCAACGCGCTTCCGAACCGAAGCGACGCTATGAACAGCTAATCTGGTATGCTCAGAAGCTCAATGAGTTCCCAGAAGCTGATAAATTACCCGAAAATAAAGTTCCTGGTTGCGTGTCTCAAGTTTATATCACCGCAGCCTTGGATGACGGTAAGGTTGTCTTTGAGGGCGATTCCGATTCTCAGTTAACTAAAGGATTAGTCGGGCTTCTGGTTGAAGGATTACATGGATTAACGCCAAGTGAGATTGTCCAGCTTACTCCAGATTTTATTCAAGAAACAGGTTTAAATGTTAGCCTGACACCTTCCCGTGCTAATGGATTTTACAATATTTTTAAAACCATGCAAAAAAAAGCATTGGAATGTAAGTTAGATTTGCCTAGCTAA
- a CDS encoding alpha/beta fold hydrolase — MSTNLLSTSAAIGFGGVVQEYLWNWENQQLRVVYETLGKGSPLLLLPSFSSVSTRLEVGELAKLLAPNFQVIAIDWPGFGESSRPSLNYRPEIYQQFLEDFVKTIFNTPITVVAAGHAASYVLQLAVKQQAAFSKILLLAPTWRGPLPTMGASQQIAGFVRELVRSPILGQALYKLNTTQSFLSFMYRRHVFTDAAKITPSFIEKKWHTTQQPGARFASAAFVTGNLDAVHEQSDFLGLVQSLTVPLMVVIGESSPPKSREEMNALVALPGVKSVVIPGSLGLHEEYPAVVLEVVQDFLLSPEN; from the coding sequence ATGTCAACAAATTTATTATCTACCTCTGCTGCTATTGGCTTTGGTGGAGTGGTTCAAGAATATCTCTGGAATTGGGAAAATCAGCAATTACGCGTTGTTTATGAAACCCTCGGTAAAGGTTCACCGTTATTGCTGCTACCATCTTTCAGCAGTGTTTCAACGCGTTTGGAAGTAGGCGAACTTGCCAAGTTACTAGCTCCCAATTTTCAAGTTATAGCAATAGACTGGCCAGGTTTTGGTGAATCTTCTCGCCCTAGCTTGAATTACCGACCGGAAATATATCAGCAATTTCTGGAAGATTTTGTCAAAACTATTTTTAATACTCCCATTACTGTGGTGGCGGCTGGCCATGCTGCTAGTTACGTTTTACAATTAGCTGTCAAACAACAAGCTGCTTTCTCAAAAATTTTATTGTTAGCTCCTACTTGGCGTGGCCCTTTGCCGACAATGGGGGCAAGTCAACAGATAGCTGGCTTTGTGAGAGAATTGGTGCGATCGCCTATACTTGGTCAAGCTCTCTACAAACTCAACACTACCCAATCATTCTTAAGTTTTATGTACCGCCGTCATGTATTTACTGATGCGGCTAAAATTACACCCAGTTTCATTGAGAAGAAGTGGCATACGACTCAACAACCAGGAGCGCGATTTGCATCTGCTGCCTTTGTAACTGGTAATCTCGATGCTGTACACGAACAATCTGATTTTCTGGGACTTGTACAGTCTTTAACTGTACCACTCATGGTAGTAATTGGCGAATCCAGCCCCCCTAAATCACGAGAAGAAATGAACGCTTTGGTAGCCTTACCAGGAGTGAAAAGCGTTGTTATTCCCGGTTCTCTGGGACTACATGAAGAATACCCAGCAGTTGTTTTAGAAGTAGTTCAAGATTTTTTGTTATCCCCAGAAAATTAA